GTCTCATATGTGAACGGCTTACAGCCCAGCAAAAGATTCCCTCCCCCTACTCCGCCTCGACTCTGATCTCTTCCTTAATCTCCTCCATGGTCCCTTTTACTGCCCAAGGAGGAGGCTTCTCGACCTTTCCGGAATGCTTCTCATCTGGCGCCACCTAGCCGCTCCGCGCCTTCTCGATGTAGTCCGGGCCAGGGGTCTCGTACTCGGGCACGAAGTACTTTGCCACGTGCCGCGAGAACCAGTTGGCGAACTTCATgagctcctcgcgcagccggtTGACCGACTGTTGGTCCATGTTGGTTTGGGCGATGAGCTCTGGGAGCGAGACTGTTGTGTTTCCTGGTGTGAGTATTGAATCCCAGATCACGGGGATAACTGAGCAGGGCAGGGGCTCATACCAAGAAGACGGGTGAGATGCTCCGCGCCGTAGGTGTCGATGGGACTCTTGTGCTTGCTGTCCGGCGAGTTCCACAGCTGGTGCATGTCGTGGTACTGCACACGCTCGAATCTGTGACGAATGTCAGCCAGGTATTTGTGAAAAGGGAAAGGCGAGCCGAGAGAGGAAGAGAAAGCTGCGGAAGCTTACCGATACAGAAGGATGCGACCGAGACACTTGTCGAAGTACTCACGGAGGCCCGCGACGGTCTCCTCCAAGACGTCCATTGAGGCGCTCTCTGGTTGGCGGTTCGGACGTTCGTGGGCGAGGTAGTCGTTCAAGATCTCCTCGACGGGATGTGCGTGCGGAAGGGGCACGAGCTGTTGGTTCTTGGTGACATTTTCCCAGTCGTCGACCAGCAGCGATTTGACGTG
The nucleotide sequence above comes from Thermothielavioides terrestris NRRL 8126 chromosome 6, complete sequence. Encoded proteins:
- a CDS encoding uncharacterized protein (Contains conserved domains: pfam05712, MRG, MRG binds a plethora of transcriptional regulators and chromatin-remodeling factors, and pfam11717, Tudor-knot, RNA binding activity-knot of a chromodomain); this translates as MAPPKQPQPPFQKDERVLCFHMELLYEAKIMDIMPAENGEGWQYKIHYKGRKSSWDDWVLQDRIRKFNEENKNLAAQLLAQHKSLQSGKSAKQTTKKGGRAANAGSDMSSARGSEERTAGATTASGRGPRRARDYDLEQEENFHNRPSIKIPLPDHVKSLLVDDWENVTKNQQLVPLPHAHPVEEILNDYLAHERPNRQPESASMDVLEETVAGLREYFDKCLGRILLYRFERVQYHDMHQLWNSPDSKHKSPIDTYGAEHLTRLLVSLPELIAQTNMDQQSVNRLREELMKFANWFSRHVAKYFVPEYETPGPDYIEKARSG